Proteins from a single region of Shinella zoogloeoides:
- the miaA gene encoding tRNA (adenosine(37)-N6)-dimethylallyltransferase MiaA, whose translation MMRNLDRKRDAILITGPTASGKSALAVRLAAEHGGVVINADSMQVYDTLNILTAHPQPADMAGIEHRLYGHVPAGAAYSTGDWLREATAVVAELRERGKLPVFVGGTGLYFRALTGGLSDMPAIPDDMRERMRGRLATEGAEALHRELARRDPETAARLMPGDGQRIVRALEVLEATGRSIAVFQSATGPAVIAPERAEKIVVLPDRAVLAARIDRRFGQMLETGAVEEVKALLALNLSPAMPVMKAIGVPQIAAMLAGEMTRAEVIERGAAATRQYAKRQMTWFRNQFDESWSRIDPMASPVNSDAPEMP comes from the coding sequence ATGATGAGAAACCTTGATCGAAAGCGGGACGCGATCCTGATAACGGGACCGACGGCAAGCGGCAAGTCCGCGCTTGCCGTGCGGCTTGCGGCCGAGCACGGCGGCGTCGTGATCAATGCGGACAGCATGCAGGTCTATGACACGCTGAACATCCTGACGGCGCACCCGCAGCCGGCGGACATGGCCGGCATCGAGCATCGGCTTTACGGCCATGTGCCGGCGGGCGCGGCCTATTCCACCGGCGACTGGCTGCGCGAGGCGACGGCCGTCGTCGCGGAGCTGCGCGAGCGGGGAAAGCTTCCCGTCTTCGTCGGCGGTACGGGCCTTTACTTTCGCGCGCTGACAGGCGGCCTGTCGGATATGCCGGCGATCCCGGACGATATGCGCGAGCGGATGCGGGGGCGGCTCGCCACCGAGGGGGCAGAGGCCTTGCACCGGGAGCTTGCGCGGCGCGACCCGGAAACGGCGGCGCGGCTGATGCCGGGCGACGGCCAGCGCATCGTGCGGGCGCTTGAAGTGCTGGAGGCGACGGGGCGGTCCATTGCCGTCTTCCAGTCCGCCACGGGGCCGGCGGTCATTGCGCCGGAGCGGGCGGAGAAGATCGTCGTGCTGCCCGACCGGGCGGTGCTCGCCGCCCGCATCGACCGGCGTTTCGGGCAGATGCTGGAAACGGGGGCGGTGGAGGAGGTGAAGGCGCTGCTGGCTTTGAATCTCTCGCCAGCCATGCCGGTGATGAAAGCCATCGGCGTGCCGCAGATCGCCGCCATGCTGGCCGGCGAAATGACCAGGGCCGAGGTGATCGAGCGCGGCGCGGCCGCGACAAGGCAATATGCCAAGCGCCAGATGACCTGGTTCCGCAACCAGTTCGATGAAAGCTGGTCGCGGATCGATCCTATGGCATCTCCGGTGAATTCCGATGCACCGGAGATGCCATAG
- a CDS encoding LysE family translocator has product MQIEIFLALLVFAFTTSITPGPNNMMLFASGVNFGFVRTIPHMCGIGVGFLILLLAVGFGLGALLEAVPLVYTVLKFAGGAYLVWIAWKIGTSRSIGEGKTGARPMSFLEAAAFQWVNPKAWVMAVSAMATYTNSANYTMSVLIVGVAFAIVNFPSVSTWAGFGSALREWLSDPVRLKWFNITMALLLVASLWPMLR; this is encoded by the coding sequence ATGCAGATCGAAATCTTTCTGGCGCTTCTCGTCTTCGCCTTCACCACTTCCATAACGCCCGGCCCGAACAACATGATGCTTTTCGCATCGGGTGTGAATTTCGGCTTCGTGCGCACGATTCCGCATATGTGCGGCATCGGCGTCGGCTTCCTCATCCTGCTGCTGGCCGTCGGCTTCGGCCTCGGCGCGCTGCTGGAGGCGGTGCCGCTGGTCTATACGGTGCTGAAATTCGCCGGCGGGGCGTATCTTGTCTGGATCGCCTGGAAGATCGGCACGTCGCGCAGCATCGGCGAGGGCAAGACCGGCGCGCGGCCGATGAGCTTCCTCGAAGCGGCCGCCTTCCAGTGGGTGAATCCGAAGGCCTGGGTCATGGCCGTTTCCGCCATGGCGACCTATACCAATTCGGCGAACTACACGATGAGCGTGCTGATCGTCGGCGTCGCCTTCGCCATCGTCAATTTCCCGAGCGTTTCCACCTGGGCCGGCTTCGGCTCGGCGCTGCGCGAATGGCTGTCCGATCCGGTGCGGCTCAAGTGGTTCAACATCACGATGGCGCTTCTGCTGGTCGCCAGCCTCTGGCCGATGCTGCGCTAG
- a CDS encoding ATP-binding protein: protein MARSAALLNNDLQTSIVAGEQERRDELAAGNRLLGRVVACSGSRATISALAQAGQTALTELWAVGRLISISVGRNRVVALVYSMSTDQQSWSENGDTVFRIEVELLGEVYVGPDGRERFSAGITNYPYLGAVAHRIRTSDLAKVYDTGKHDVCAIGKLTQDDSLDATIHVPSMLEKHFAIVGTTGVGKSTAVTLLLHKAIQSDPKLRVLILDPHNEFAAAFGDLAVVIDTDTLDLPFWLFRLEEFAEVIFRGRPPAPEEMDILRDLIPEAKRAFRGSNENGVMRRTSEKSSMTADTPVPFRIADLLALIDERIGRLEGRAEKPHLRSLKVKIMSAINDPRYHFMFSSNTITDTILDTIARIFRIPGEGKPVTTFQLAGIPSEVVNSVASVLCRMAFEIGLWSHGGVHMLVVCEEAHRYVPADPKLSFTPTRQAIARIAKEGRKYGVSLGIITQRPGELDPTILSQCSTIFAMRLANDHDQEIIRSAIPNSSASTTSFISSIGNGEAIAFGEAVAVPMRIRFARVAAESLPKANGAGVKAGDETPQSVDLRSIVTRMRSISGPDISGFQNSYLSTQDMPTGYEDAPYEDEEDYIDTLQNAAAPPAAPARSLHEPYRPDMLPGAGSVYEPSPQERFEAIRRELTGDPQRPAADPHRQPARPAFGEQQEPRREGSIREQLLKKPLSSLIRR from the coding sequence ATGGCAAGGAGTGCCGCGTTGCTCAACAATGATCTACAGACCTCTATCGTGGCCGGCGAGCAGGAACGGCGCGATGAACTGGCGGCCGGTAACCGCCTGCTCGGCCGCGTCGTCGCGTGCAGCGGCTCGCGCGCCACCATCAGCGCGCTGGCGCAAGCGGGCCAGACCGCGCTCACCGAACTGTGGGCTGTCGGCCGCCTCATCTCCATTTCCGTCGGCCGCAACCGCGTCGTCGCCCTCGTCTATTCCATGTCCACCGACCAGCAAAGCTGGTCGGAAAACGGCGATACCGTTTTCCGCATCGAGGTCGAGCTTCTCGGCGAGGTCTATGTCGGCCCGGACGGGCGCGAGCGGTTTTCCGCCGGCATCACCAATTATCCCTATCTCGGGGCTGTCGCCCACCGCATCCGCACCTCGGATCTCGCCAAGGTCTACGACACCGGCAAGCACGATGTCTGCGCGATCGGCAAGCTGACGCAGGACGACAGCCTCGATGCGACGATCCACGTGCCCTCCATGCTGGAGAAGCACTTCGCCATCGTCGGCACGACCGGCGTCGGCAAATCCACCGCCGTCACGCTGCTGTTGCACAAGGCGATCCAGTCCGACCCCAAGCTGCGCGTGCTGATCCTCGACCCGCACAACGAATTCGCCGCCGCCTTCGGCGACCTCGCCGTCGTCATCGACACGGACACGCTGGACCTGCCCTTCTGGCTGTTCCGGCTGGAGGAATTCGCCGAAGTGATCTTCCGCGGCCGCCCGCCGGCGCCGGAAGAGATGGATATCCTGCGCGACCTCATCCCGGAGGCCAAGCGCGCCTTCCGCGGCTCGAACGAGAACGGCGTGATGCGCCGCACGAGCGAGAAAAGCTCGATGACGGCCGACACGCCCGTGCCCTTCCGCATCGCGGACCTGCTGGCGCTGATCGACGAGCGCATCGGGCGGCTCGAAGGCCGGGCCGAGAAGCCGCACCTGCGCTCGCTCAAGGTCAAGATCATGTCGGCGATCAACGACCCGCGCTACCATTTCATGTTCTCCTCGAACACGATCACCGACACGATCCTCGACACCATCGCCCGCATCTTCCGCATTCCGGGCGAAGGCAAGCCGGTGACGACGTTCCAGCTCGCCGGCATCCCCTCGGAAGTGGTGAACTCCGTCGCCTCCGTCCTCTGCCGCATGGCCTTCGAAATCGGCCTTTGGAGCCATGGCGGCGTGCATATGCTCGTGGTATGCGAGGAAGCCCACCGCTATGTGCCGGCCGACCCCAAGCTCAGCTTCACGCCGACGCGCCAGGCCATTGCCCGCATCGCCAAGGAAGGCCGCAAATACGGCGTGTCGCTCGGCATCATCACCCAGCGCCCCGGCGAACTCGATCCGACCATCCTATCCCAGTGCTCGACGATCTTCGCAATGCGTCTTGCCAACGATCACGACCAGGAGATCATCCGCTCGGCGATCCCCAACTCCTCCGCCTCGACAACGAGCTTCATCTCCTCCATCGGCAATGGCGAGGCCATCGCCTTCGGCGAGGCCGTCGCGGTGCCCATGCGCATCCGCTTCGCGCGCGTGGCGGCCGAGAGCCTGCCCAAAGCGAACGGCGCGGGTGTCAAAGCCGGGGACGAGACGCCGCAAAGCGTCGACCTGCGCTCCATCGTCACGCGCATGCGCTCGATTTCCGGCCCCGATATTTCCGGCTTCCAGAACTCCTATCTCTCCACGCAGGACATGCCGACCGGCTACGAGGACGCGCCCTACGAGGATGAGGAGGACTATATCGACACGCTGCAGAACGCCGCGGCGCCCCCCGCCGCACCCGCGCGGTCCCTGCACGAGCCCTACCGGCCCGACATGCTGCCCGGTGCGGGCAGCGTCTACGAGCCGTCGCCGCAGGAGCGTTTCGAGGCCATCCGCCGCGAACTGACCGGCGACCCGCAGCGCCCCGCCGCCGATCCCCACCGCCAGCCGGCGCGCCCCGCCTTCGGCGAGCAGCAAGAGCCGCGCCGCGAAGGCTCCATCCGCGAACAGCTTCTCAAGAAACCGCTCAGCAGCCTGATCCGGCGCTAG
- a CDS encoding aldo/keto reductase has protein sequence MKAELPAVTLPGGRQVPALGLGTWHMGEGYASPDEEVASLRAGLDLGMTVIDTAEMYADGGAEEVVGEAIRGRRDEVFLVSKVLPYNASRAGTIAACEASLKRLGTDHIELYLLHWRGRYPLAETVEAFETLKAQGKIGAWGVSNFDEPDMKELLGAAEPSRPAANQVLYNLARRGIEFDLLRWSQVQGIPIMAYSPLDEGRLIGHPALEEIGLVHNASSAQVALAFLLTKAGVIAIPKSGSPERVRENLRAAEIRLTSEDLRLLDAAFPPPTRKRPLEMI, from the coding sequence ATGAAAGCGGAACTACCGGCAGTTACCCTTCCCGGCGGACGGCAGGTGCCGGCGCTCGGCCTCGGCACCTGGCACATGGGCGAAGGCTACGCCTCGCCGGACGAGGAGGTCGCAAGCCTCAGGGCCGGCCTCGACCTCGGCATGACGGTGATCGACACGGCCGAAATGTATGCCGACGGCGGCGCGGAAGAGGTGGTGGGCGAAGCCATCCGCGGCCGGCGCGACGAGGTTTTCCTCGTCAGCAAGGTGCTGCCCTACAATGCCAGCCGCGCCGGCACCATCGCCGCCTGCGAGGCAAGCCTGAAGCGGCTCGGCACCGACCATATCGAACTCTACCTGCTGCACTGGCGCGGCCGCTACCCGCTGGCGGAAACCGTCGAGGCCTTCGAGACGCTGAAGGCGCAGGGCAAGATCGGCGCCTGGGGCGTTTCCAATTTCGACGAGCCGGACATGAAGGAACTGCTGGGCGCCGCCGAGCCGTCGCGTCCCGCCGCCAACCAGGTGCTCTACAATCTCGCCCGGCGCGGCATCGAGTTCGATCTCCTGCGCTGGAGCCAGGTGCAGGGCATCCCGATCATGGCCTATTCGCCGCTCGACGAGGGCAGGCTCATCGGCCATCCGGCGCTGGAGGAGATCGGCCTTGTCCACAATGCCAGCAGCGCCCAGGTCGCCCTCGCCTTCCTGCTCACCAAGGCCGGCGTCATCGCCATCCCGAAATCCGGCTCGCCGGAGCGGGTGCGCGAGAACCTGCGCGCCGCCGAAATCCGCCTCACCTCGGAGGACCTGCGCCTCCTCGACGCCGCCTTCCCCCCGCCGACCCGCAAGCGGCCGCTGGAGATGATCTGA
- the ilvN gene encoding acetolactate synthase small subunit: MNAHLQPTGSAYFIAKETQVAESHTLSVLVDNEPGVLARVIGLFSGRGYNIESLTVSETEHEAHLSRITIVTRGTPSVLEQIKSQLERIVPVHRVVDLTVRARVLGQERPIEREVALVKIVGSGEMRQETLRLADAFHAKVVDATTEHFILEITGKSSKIDQFVAIMKPLGLVEVCRTGIAAMNRGPQGM; the protein is encoded by the coding sequence ATGAACGCACACCTTCAGCCCACGGGCTCCGCCTATTTCATCGCCAAGGAAACGCAGGTCGCGGAGAGCCACACGCTCTCCGTGCTCGTCGACAACGAACCGGGCGTCCTTGCCCGCGTCATCGGCCTGTTCTCCGGCCGTGGCTACAACATCGAAAGCCTCACGGTTTCCGAGACCGAGCATGAGGCGCATCTGTCGCGCATCACCATCGTCACGCGCGGCACGCCGAGCGTTCTCGAGCAGATCAAGTCGCAGCTCGAGCGCATCGTGCCGGTCCATCGGGTCGTCGACCTGACCGTCCGCGCCCGGGTTCTCGGGCAGGAGCGGCCGATCGAGCGCGAGGTGGCGCTGGTGAAGATCGTCGGTTCCGGCGAGATGCGCCAGGAAACCCTGCGCCTTGCCGACGCCTTCCATGCCAAGGTCGTCGATGCGACGACGGAGCACTTCATTCTGGAGATCACCGGCAAGTCCTCCAAGATCGACCAGTTCGTGGCGATCATGAAGCCGCTCGGCCTCGTGGAAGTCTGCCGCACGGGCATTGCCGCGATGAACCGCGGCCCGCAGGGCATGTGA
- the serB gene encoding phosphoserine phosphatase SerB has product MAFVATLVANPSNPVLTPAIAEKAADAVKASGLYWLADGIACDIALRDDSDPVAAEKTIRALIPGTPIDLAVQDAETRRKKLLIADMDSTMIGQECIDELAAEVGLKDKVATITARAMNGEIAFEPALRERVALLKGLPVSVVDEVIAKRITLTPGGMELIATMKAKSYYTALVSGGFTVFTSRIAATLGFDENRANILLDADGKLTGEVAEPILGRQAKVDALMEISERLGISPQEAMAVGDGANDLGMLHASGAGVALHAKPAVAAEAKIRIDHGDLTALLYLQGYRKSDFVTA; this is encoded by the coding sequence ATGGCTTTCGTTGCCACGCTTGTCGCCAATCCGTCAAATCCTGTTCTGACGCCCGCCATTGCGGAGAAGGCCGCCGATGCGGTCAAGGCCTCCGGCCTCTACTGGCTTGCCGACGGCATCGCCTGCGATATCGCGCTGCGCGACGACAGCGATCCCGTTGCGGCGGAAAAGACGATCCGCGCACTCATCCCCGGCACGCCGATCGACCTTGCCGTTCAGGATGCCGAGACGCGGCGCAAGAAACTGCTGATCGCCGACATGGATTCGACCATGATCGGCCAGGAATGCATCGATGAACTGGCGGCGGAAGTCGGCCTCAAGGACAAGGTGGCGACGATCACCGCCCGCGCCATGAACGGCGAGATCGCCTTCGAGCCGGCCTTGCGCGAGCGCGTCGCGCTGTTGAAGGGCCTGCCGGTCTCCGTCGTCGACGAGGTCATCGCCAAGCGCATTACGCTGACGCCCGGCGGCATGGAGCTGATCGCGACGATGAAGGCCAAGAGCTATTACACCGCCCTCGTCTCCGGCGGCTTCACCGTCTTCACCAGCCGCATCGCCGCCACGCTGGGCTTTGACGAGAACCGCGCCAATATTCTGCTCGACGCCGATGGCAAGCTCACCGGCGAAGTCGCCGAACCCATCCTCGGCAGGCAGGCCAAGGTGGATGCGCTAATGGAGATTTCCGAACGCCTCGGCATCTCGCCGCAAGAGGCGATGGCCGTCGGCGACGGCGCGAACGACCTCGGCATGCTGCACGCCTCCGGCGCGGGCGTCGCCCTGCACGCCAAGCCGGCCGTCGCAGCCGAAGCGAAAATCCGCATCGACCACGGCGACCTCACCGCCCTTCTCTACCTACAGGGCTATCGCAAGTCGGACTTCGTGACGGCCTGA
- a CDS encoding AbrB family transcriptional regulator, with product MSPASRTPNDTAPAPGGLGKWPAAAQWCLVGGLSLVTTVPLEIAGFPAALLMGPMLAGIFAALGGSTIRLPRIFFFAVQVVLALMIATMVSEDFVGTFARNWPVVLLVVLSVIAVSTLSGWMIARTGLLPGTTAIWGSSAGAASTMLMMAEAYGADARLVAFMQYLRVVFVASLATLVAHFGGHDGATVPPHAWFEPVPMLPLAAMLAIGVLAGLAGQRLRIPAGAFLVPFALASMLNASGTVTIALPQWLLVAAFALLGWNIGLGFTRTILLHARRALLPTVISIVALIGFSGLLAGLLMLLLDVDPLTAYLATSPGGLDSIAVIAASAKVDVAFVMTLQTARLILVSLIGPWLARFMADRA from the coding sequence TTGTCCCCCGCCTCCCGCACACCGAACGACACAGCGCCCGCGCCGGGCGGCCTCGGCAAATGGCCGGCCGCCGCGCAATGGTGCCTCGTCGGCGGCCTTTCGCTCGTGACCACCGTGCCGCTGGAAATCGCCGGCTTTCCGGCCGCCCTCCTCATGGGGCCGATGCTCGCCGGCATTTTCGCGGCGCTCGGCGGCAGCACGATCCGCCTGCCGCGTATCTTCTTCTTCGCCGTGCAGGTCGTGCTGGCGCTGATGATCGCGACAATGGTGTCGGAGGATTTCGTCGGCACCTTCGCGCGGAACTGGCCGGTGGTGCTTCTTGTCGTGCTCTCCGTCATAGCGGTCAGCACGCTGTCCGGCTGGATGATCGCACGCACCGGCCTCTTGCCCGGCACGACGGCGATCTGGGGTTCGTCGGCGGGCGCGGCCTCCACCATGCTGATGATGGCCGAAGCCTATGGCGCGGATGCCCGCCTCGTCGCCTTCATGCAATATCTGCGCGTCGTCTTCGTCGCGAGCCTTGCGACGCTGGTCGCCCATTTCGGCGGGCATGACGGCGCGACGGTGCCGCCGCACGCCTGGTTCGAGCCGGTGCCGATGCTGCCGCTCGCCGCCATGCTGGCCATCGGCGTCCTTGCCGGGCTTGCCGGCCAGAGGCTGCGCATACCGGCCGGCGCCTTCCTCGTGCCCTTTGCGCTTGCCTCGATGCTCAACGCCTCCGGCACGGTGACGATCGCCCTGCCGCAATGGCTGCTCGTCGCCGCCTTCGCCCTGCTCGGCTGGAATATCGGCCTCGGCTTCACCCGCACCATCCTGCTGCACGCGCGCCGGGCGCTGCTGCCGACGGTCATCTCCATCGTCGCGCTGATCGGTTTTTCCGGCCTGCTCGCCGGCCTGCTCATGCTGCTGCTGGATGTCGATCCGCTGACCGCCTATCTGGCGACCAGCCCCGGTGGCCTCGATTCCATCGCCGTCATCGCCGCCTCCGCCAAGGTGGATGTCGCCTTCGTCATGACGCTGCAGACGGCGCGGCTGATCCTCGTATCGCTCATCGGCCCCTGGCTCGCCCGCTTCATGGCCGACAGGGCCTGA
- a CDS encoding acetolactate synthase 3 large subunit has protein sequence MSGTENQMTGAEIVLQALKDNGVEHIFGYPGGAVLPIYDEIFQQEDIEHILVRHEQGAGHMAEGYARSTGKVGVMLVTSGPGATNAVTPLQDALMDSIPLVCLTGQVPTTLIGSDAFQECDTVGITRPCTKHNWLVKDVNELARTIHEAFRVAQSGRPGPVVVDIPKDVQFATGTYTPPSAAPIQKSYQPKVQGDANQIAAAVSLMKSARRPIIYSGGGVVNSGPEASRLLRELVEITGFPITSTLMGLGAYPASGKNWLGMLGMHGSYEANMAMHDCDVMVCIGARFDDRITGRLNAFSPNSKKIHIDIDPSSINKNVRVDVPILGDVGNVLEDMVRQWRAGAKDYDKAVQADWWTSIAKWRARNSFAYTHSNDVIMPQYAIQRLYELTKDRDTYITTEVGQHQMWAAQFYGFEHPNRWMTSGGLGTMGYGFPAAIGVQVAHRDSLVIDIAGDASIQMCIQEMSCAVQYDLPVKIFILNNQYMGMVRQWQQLLHGNRLSNSYTEAMPDFVKLAEAYGGVGIACDKPADLDAAIQEMIDVKRPVIFDCRVANLTNCFPMIPSGKAHNEMLLPDEATDEAVANAIDAKGRQLV, from the coding sequence ATGAGCGGAACAGAAAACCAGATGACGGGCGCGGAAATTGTCTTGCAGGCCCTGAAAGACAATGGCGTGGAACATATCTTCGGCTATCCGGGCGGTGCCGTCCTGCCGATCTATGACGAGATATTCCAGCAGGAAGACATCGAGCACATCCTCGTTCGCCACGAGCAGGGCGCCGGCCACATGGCCGAAGGCTATGCCCGCTCCACCGGCAAGGTCGGCGTCATGCTCGTCACCTCCGGCCCCGGCGCGACCAATGCCGTCACGCCGCTGCAGGACGCCCTGATGGATTCCATCCCGCTCGTCTGCCTCACCGGCCAGGTTCCGACCACGCTCATCGGCTCGGACGCCTTCCAGGAGTGCGACACGGTCGGCATCACGCGCCCCTGCACCAAGCACAACTGGCTGGTCAAGGACGTCAACGAGCTGGCCCGCACCATCCATGAGGCCTTCCGCGTCGCGCAGTCCGGCCGTCCCGGCCCGGTCGTCGTCGATATCCCGAAGGACGTGCAGTTCGCGACCGGCACCTATACGCCGCCGTCCGCAGCGCCCATCCAGAAGAGCTACCAGCCGAAGGTCCAGGGCGACGCGAACCAGATCGCGGCGGCCGTCAGCCTGATGAAGTCCGCCCGCCGGCCGATCATCTATTCCGGCGGCGGCGTCGTGAATTCCGGTCCGGAAGCCTCGCGCCTGCTGCGCGAGCTGGTCGAAATCACCGGCTTCCCGATCACCTCGACGCTGATGGGCCTCGGCGCCTATCCGGCGTCCGGCAAGAACTGGCTGGGTATGCTGGGCATGCACGGCTCCTACGAGGCGAACATGGCGATGCATGACTGCGACGTCATGGTCTGCATCGGCGCGCGCTTCGACGACCGCATCACCGGCCGCCTCAATGCCTTCTCGCCGAATTCGAAGAAGATCCATATCGACATCGATCCGTCCTCAATCAACAAGAACGTCCGCGTCGACGTTCCGATCCTCGGCGATGTCGGCAATGTCCTCGAAGACATGGTTCGCCAGTGGCGCGCCGGCGCGAAGGACTACGACAAGGCCGTTCAGGCCGACTGGTGGACCTCGATTGCCAAGTGGCGCGCGCGCAACTCGTTCGCCTACACGCACAGCAACGACGTCATCATGCCGCAATACGCGATCCAGCGGCTCTACGAGCTGACCAAGGACCGCGACACCTACATCACGACGGAAGTCGGCCAGCACCAGATGTGGGCGGCGCAGTTCTACGGCTTCGAGCATCCGAACCGCTGGATGACCTCGGGCGGCCTCGGCACGATGGGCTACGGTTTCCCGGCGGCGATCGGCGTACAGGTCGCGCATCGCGACAGCCTCGTCATCGACATTGCCGGCGACGCCTCGATCCAGATGTGCATCCAGGAAATGAGCTGCGCCGTGCAGTATGACCTGCCGGTCAAGATCTTCATCCTGAACAACCAGTACATGGGCATGGTGCGCCAGTGGCAGCAGTTGCTGCACGGAAACCGCCTGTCGAACTCCTACACGGAAGCCATGCCCGATTTCGTCAAGCTGGCGGAAGCCTATGGCGGCGTCGGCATCGCCTGCGACAAGCCGGCCGATCTCGATGCAGCCATTCAGGAAATGATCGACGTCAAGCGTCCGGTCATCTTCGACTGCCGCGTCGCGAACCTGACGAACTGCTTCCCGATGATCCCCTCGGGCAAGGCGCATAACGAAATGCTGCTGCCCGACGAGGCCACGGACGAAGCGGTCGCCAACGCGATCGACGCCAAGGGCCGCCAGCTCGTTTGA
- a CDS encoding GNAT family N-acetyltransferase, whose protein sequence is MLIATTKRLALRNWEEKDRALFHEINSDPVVMEFFPFLRTRVQSDELFDRLRGIIAQTGLGFYALADRATDEAMGFCGLSRTNGLEPHVADGAVEIGWRLARRHWGHGYITEAAEKLLEFGFAEKGLPEIVSFAVADNARSIAVMRRIGMAAAPDRDFIMPGIEDARAELRPHVLYALDRAGWQQKGR, encoded by the coding sequence ATGCTCATCGCCACGACAAAGCGCCTCGCCTTGCGCAACTGGGAGGAAAAGGACCGGGCGCTTTTCCACGAGATCAATTCCGATCCCGTGGTCATGGAATTCTTTCCCTTCCTGCGCACGCGCGTCCAGTCGGACGAACTCTTCGACCGCCTGCGCGGCATCATCGCGCAGACTGGCCTCGGCTTCTACGCGCTCGCCGACCGGGCAACGGACGAGGCCATGGGCTTCTGCGGTCTCTCGCGCACCAACGGGCTGGAACCCCATGTGGCGGATGGCGCCGTCGAAATCGGCTGGCGGCTTGCAAGACGCCACTGGGGCCATGGCTACATTACGGAAGCGGCGGAAAAGCTGCTGGAATTCGGCTTCGCGGAAAAGGGCCTGCCCGAGATCGTCTCGTTCGCCGTCGCGGACAATGCCCGCTCCATCGCCGTCATGCGGCGCATCGGCATGGCGGCCGCACCGGACCGCGATTTCATTATGCCCGGCATAGAGGATGCCCGCGCCGAGCTTCGCCCGCACGTCCTTTACGCCCTCGACCGCGCGGGCTGGCAGCAAAAAGGCCGCTGA